One genomic segment of Stigmatella erecta includes these proteins:
- a CDS encoding hybrid sensor histidine kinase/response regulator, translating into MTTPRDRLLKKFRDLVEERLGRISAFILTLESGGDVETGRKVLRDLHGLKGEARMMGFDRINTLVHEMEELVRAIEPAQYAFSHESADALLKSSDAVIALSGMLASDSSPEVAKLVAVLRERTRIEQSRFLAVPPVPDASLPAAPPVAAAPAAPSRPQAPRTPTPPPVPVSAALMATPRTANGVRPGETRGGAGRKLWTPVPLPAGEGLPEPSSSASIAGAGPATHLVAETIPRMPDPSKPAPARATPQRSQDARADGSIRIDAQSLDLLTSAATNLSHVARRRELANARRLQLTRELTLLAREAEDLGPVGAALAARLGKAKELAAELHREAKLLANEELRDLGQAVEEVHRIRMLPLSVLFEPYPRVVRDLARELGKEVELVVDGEDTRADRAVVEALREPLLHLIRNALDHGLETRVDRVAAGKRPKGCLTLRATREGNRIVLRVEDDGMGLDPAMLRRVAVRRGFLDETAASALSDAAARDLVFLSGFSSREVATDLSGRGVGLDAVRSAVQGLGGDASVVSAVGVGTIFEVRVPVSLTVAPLLFVKVGQETLALSATHVSQALKLDLAQLGEVAGRPTLDVEGRVLPFAHLSSVLGLAPERSPSEGELVLVVRSQGATAALAVERVLEERVQAILPLRGLLGRFAHLAGATTLADGKLAMVVSAAYLTASAQGSVALRLPRAVARAPEAQRRRILVVDDSPLTRELISALLEAVGYDITTASDGVEALHILSHAPADLVVTDLEMPGLDGLELTRQLKSHETLNRLPVIILTTRGGEEDRQRGLAAGADGYITKGDLVRQDLVDVVKRLLG; encoded by the coding sequence GTGACGACCCCGCGTGACCGGCTGCTGAAGAAGTTCCGGGACCTGGTCGAGGAGCGGCTGGGGCGCATCAGCGCCTTCATCCTCACGCTGGAGTCCGGGGGCGATGTGGAGACGGGGCGCAAGGTGCTCCGGGATCTCCACGGCCTCAAGGGCGAGGCCCGGATGATGGGCTTCGACCGCATCAACACCCTGGTGCACGAGATGGAGGAGCTGGTGCGCGCCATCGAGCCCGCCCAGTACGCCTTCTCGCACGAGTCCGCCGACGCGCTGCTGAAGTCCTCCGATGCGGTGATCGCCCTGTCGGGAATGCTGGCCTCGGACAGCTCCCCCGAGGTGGCCAAGCTGGTGGCCGTGCTCCGGGAGCGCACCCGCATCGAGCAGAGCCGCTTCCTGGCGGTGCCGCCCGTGCCGGACGCCTCCCTCCCGGCGGCCCCGCCCGTGGCCGCGGCCCCGGCGGCCCCCTCCCGGCCGCAGGCCCCGCGAACGCCGACCCCGCCCCCGGTGCCGGTGAGCGCCGCCCTGATGGCCACGCCCCGGACGGCCAACGGGGTCCGGCCCGGGGAGACCCGGGGGGGCGCGGGGCGCAAGCTGTGGACGCCGGTGCCCCTGCCCGCCGGCGAGGGCCTTCCCGAGCCGTCCTCCAGCGCCAGCATCGCGGGCGCCGGGCCTGCCACCCACCTGGTGGCGGAGACGATTCCGCGGATGCCGGACCCCTCCAAACCGGCCCCGGCCCGGGCCACGCCGCAGCGCTCGCAGGATGCCCGGGCGGACGGCTCGATCCGCATCGACGCGCAGAGCCTGGACCTGCTCACCAGCGCGGCCACCAACCTGTCCCACGTGGCGCGCCGGCGGGAGCTGGCCAACGCGCGAAGGCTCCAGTTGACGCGCGAGCTGACGCTCCTGGCGCGCGAGGCCGAGGACCTGGGCCCGGTGGGCGCCGCGCTGGCGGCCCGCCTGGGCAAGGCCAAGGAGCTGGCGGCCGAGCTTCACCGCGAGGCGAAGCTGCTGGCCAACGAGGAGCTGCGGGACCTGGGGCAAGCGGTGGAGGAGGTGCACCGCATCCGCATGCTGCCGCTCTCGGTGCTCTTCGAGCCCTATCCCCGCGTGGTGCGCGACCTGGCGCGCGAGCTGGGCAAGGAGGTGGAGCTGGTGGTGGACGGCGAGGACACCCGCGCCGACCGGGCCGTGGTGGAGGCGCTCCGGGAGCCGCTCTTGCACCTCATCCGCAACGCGCTGGACCACGGCCTGGAGACGCGCGTGGACCGCGTCGCCGCGGGCAAGCGGCCCAAGGGCTGTTTGACGCTGCGCGCCACGCGCGAGGGCAACCGCATCGTCCTGCGGGTGGAGGACGACGGCATGGGGTTGGATCCGGCCATGCTGCGCCGGGTGGCGGTGCGCCGGGGCTTCCTGGACGAGACGGCCGCGAGCGCGCTCAGCGATGCGGCGGCGAGGGATCTCGTCTTCCTCTCCGGCTTCTCCTCCCGCGAGGTGGCCACGGACCTGTCGGGCCGGGGTGTGGGGTTGGACGCCGTGCGCAGCGCGGTGCAGGGGCTGGGCGGCGACGCGAGCGTCGTGTCCGCGGTGGGGGTGGGCACCATCTTCGAGGTGCGCGTCCCGGTCTCCCTCACGGTGGCGCCCCTGCTCTTCGTGAAGGTGGGCCAGGAGACGCTGGCGCTGAGCGCCACCCACGTCTCCCAGGCGCTCAAGTTGGATCTGGCCCAGCTCGGCGAGGTGGCCGGGCGGCCCACGCTGGATGTGGAGGGCCGGGTGCTGCCCTTCGCCCACCTCTCCTCCGTGCTGGGGCTGGCCCCGGAGCGGTCCCCGAGCGAAGGGGAGCTGGTGCTCGTGGTGCGCAGCCAGGGGGCCACCGCCGCCCTGGCCGTGGAGCGCGTCCTGGAGGAGCGCGTCCAGGCCATCCTGCCCCTGAGGGGCCTGCTGGGGCGCTTCGCCCACCTCGCGGGCGCCACCACCCTGGCCGACGGCAAGCTGGCGATGGTGGTGTCGGCCGCCTACCTCACCGCCAGTGCCCAGGGCTCCGTGGCCCTGAGGCTGCCGCGCGCCGTGGCCCGGGCCCCCGAGGCCCAGCGCCGCCGCATCCTGGTCGTGGATGACTCACCCCTGACCCGGGAGCTCATCTCGGCCCTGCTGGAGGCGGTCGGATATGACATCACCACCGCCTCGGATGGCGTCGAGGCGCTGCACATCCTGTCCCACGCCCCGGCGGATCTGGTGGTGACGGACCTGGAAATGCCGGGATTGGATGGGCTGGAATTGACCCGCCAGCTCAAGAGCCACGAGACCCTGAACCGGTTGCCAGTCATCATTCTCACAACCCGAGGAGGCGAGGAGGACCGGCAGCGGGGGTTGGCGGCGGGGGCGGATGGCTACATCACCAAGGGGGATTTGGTCCGTCAGGACCTGGTGGATGTGGTGAAGCGGTTACTGGGGTGA
- a CDS encoding methyl-accepting chemotaxis protein translates to MSERRARSRGSYSLRLIAPVPLATAVGVALSCHYAWLTLGDRLSGSFHLFVGLGMALCAAVTGTGVSLLLRRLRGLRILERGEVVASQERLARAMVEAASVADATFVKSILSWLLCSMLLGVVVGIVGGGGWSAGLGIVGLGVLFGPITSLLVHCLVTLRARQVMLWLTELGLSQQQVIAAMPRRAQIRGRLVLFTIISVVTPAVFCSRLASALADQAYERVLTSPLQLQAARAQALQMEAFTSGGLLCLLVFAMALTTAYLGGTLLGRPIRQLADEARRIADGDLAAPHLIPAEDEVWSVSAAFAMMRAHLADVLSQLQRAGAQISATTEEILATSGRYEAGASEQASSLDETSATTEELARSARQIAENAGSVSEIAHRTLAAAEAGQGSAEAFLASMGRMRNDNQAIASAVNRLNKRVQQIGKIVEFINGVADKSDLLALNAELEGTKAGEVGRGFSLVAAEMRRLAENVLESTKEIEGLIEEVREASRAAVAATDGGVRATETGTSLAQQVSESLKQIVELASQTSDAVRSISLATQQQQTGTDQLADTMADILRITQQSLNATKQVSTANGDLLVLALDLRAVVERFQIGQVPPRGDG, encoded by the coding sequence ATGAGCGAGCGACGCGCCCGTTCCCGGGGGTCCTACAGCCTCCGTCTGATTGCCCCCGTGCCCCTGGCCACCGCGGTCGGGGTCGCGCTCTCGTGCCACTACGCCTGGCTCACGCTGGGCGACCGGCTGAGCGGCAGCTTCCACCTGTTCGTGGGGCTGGGCATGGCGCTGTGTGCCGCCGTGACGGGCACGGGCGTCTCCCTGCTGCTGCGGCGCCTGCGGGGCCTGCGCATCCTGGAGCGCGGCGAGGTGGTGGCCTCGCAGGAGCGCCTGGCGCGCGCCATGGTGGAGGCGGCCAGCGTGGCGGATGCCACCTTCGTCAAGTCCATCCTCAGCTGGCTGCTGTGCTCCATGCTCCTGGGCGTGGTGGTGGGCATCGTGGGCGGGGGAGGCTGGAGCGCGGGGCTGGGCATTGTTGGCCTGGGCGTGCTCTTCGGGCCCATCACCTCGCTGCTCGTGCACTGCCTGGTGACCCTGCGGGCGCGCCAGGTGATGCTGTGGCTGACGGAGCTGGGCCTCAGCCAGCAGCAGGTCATCGCCGCCATGCCGCGCCGGGCGCAGATCCGCGGGCGGCTGGTGCTCTTCACCATCATCTCCGTGGTGACGCCCGCGGTGTTCTGCTCGCGGCTGGCCTCGGCCCTGGCGGACCAGGCCTACGAGCGCGTGCTCACCTCGCCCCTTCAGCTCCAGGCTGCGCGCGCGCAGGCGCTTCAGATGGAGGCCTTCACCTCCGGCGGGCTGCTGTGCCTGCTCGTCTTCGCGATGGCGCTCACCACCGCGTACCTGGGCGGCACGCTCCTGGGGCGCCCCATCCGCCAGCTCGCGGACGAGGCGCGGCGCATCGCCGATGGGGACCTGGCCGCCCCGCACCTCATCCCCGCCGAGGACGAGGTGTGGTCCGTCTCCGCCGCGTTCGCGATGATGCGCGCGCACCTGGCGGACGTGCTCTCCCAGCTCCAGCGCGCCGGCGCGCAGATCAGCGCCACCACCGAGGAGATTCTCGCCACCTCGGGCCGCTACGAGGCCGGGGCCTCCGAGCAGGCCAGCTCCCTGGACGAGACGAGCGCCACCACGGAAGAGCTGGCCCGGAGCGCGCGGCAGATCGCCGAGAACGCCGGCTCGGTGTCGGAGATCGCCCACCGCACGCTGGCGGCGGCCGAGGCGGGCCAGGGCAGCGCCGAGGCCTTCCTCGCCTCCATGGGCCGCATGCGCAACGACAACCAGGCCATCGCCTCGGCGGTGAACCGGCTCAACAAGCGCGTGCAGCAGATCGGAAAAATCGTCGAGTTCATCAACGGCGTGGCCGACAAGTCGGACCTGCTGGCGCTCAACGCGGAGCTGGAGGGCACCAAGGCGGGCGAGGTGGGCCGGGGCTTCTCGCTGGTGGCCGCGGAGATGCGGCGGCTCGCCGAGAACGTGCTGGAGTCCACCAAGGAAATCGAGGGGCTCATCGAGGAGGTGCGCGAGGCCTCGCGCGCCGCGGTGGCCGCCACGGACGGCGGCGTGCGCGCCACGGAGACGGGCACCTCGCTGGCGCAGCAGGTCTCCGAGTCGCTCAAGCAAATCGTGGAGCTGGCCAGCCAGACCTCCGACGCGGTGCGCTCCATCTCCCTGGCGACCCAGCAGCAGCAGACGGGCACCGACCAGCTCGCCGACACCATGGCGGACATCCTGCGCATCACCCAGCAGAGCCTCAATGCCACCAAGCAGGTGAGCACCGCCAACGGGGACTTGCTGGTGCTGGCGCTGGACTTGCGCGCCGTGGTGGAGCGGTTCCAGATTGGCCAGGTCCCGCCGCGGGGTGACGGGTGA
- a CDS encoding methyl-accepting chemotaxis protein, with amino-acid sequence MTAEPGLKGLARWMTQPSWVSGGLGGVLVLVYGPLSSAIDAPAYWGPFLGMVAVAVALALALVTVLERRALKVLWALEQGRVPHQQQHLREALQEARSVPERCFWFTLQGWLGGVLLVAVLFPPLMGVAWKVGMRIALAGMSLAPLSALLVYLLVVRRSRKAAERIADEGLSALEFIAAVPPRRQKVRQRLVLFTAIAVLSPSIFILDLTIHRSVRVLDQMVRVQDPQAQVAVISQFRGEGGLAMGLLMALVILLVLSTAYAGGAVLAEPLQAITEDATRIARGDLRPPRVIPAEDEMWSASAAFVQMQAQLGQALAQMRRAGMQISSTTEQLVATSGEQETGADEQASSLNETSATTEELARSAQQIAGNAESVAGIAERTFAAAQGGQRNAAAFLTAMQRMKEDNQSIADAVVRLNKRVQQIGKVVEFINEIADKTDLLAVNAELEGTKAGEVGRGFSLVAAEMRRLAENVLRSTRTIEQLIEEIRDATHAAVMATEAGLKTTDAGTLLAAQVDESLSLILELARQTSHAVRSISLATQQQQTGTDQLAAAMGDILRVTEQNAAATKQMVAANSDLSSLARDLKLVVDRFHLAGREG; translated from the coding sequence ATGACCGCCGAGCCGGGCTTGAAGGGGCTGGCACGTTGGATGACTCAGCCCTCGTGGGTCAGTGGGGGGCTGGGGGGGGTGCTCGTGCTGGTGTACGGGCCGCTCTCGAGCGCCATCGACGCGCCCGCGTACTGGGGCCCCTTCCTGGGGATGGTGGCGGTGGCGGTGGCGCTGGCGCTGGCGCTCGTCACGGTGCTGGAGCGCCGCGCCCTCAAGGTGCTGTGGGCGCTGGAGCAGGGCCGGGTGCCCCACCAGCAGCAGCACCTGCGCGAGGCGCTCCAGGAGGCCCGCTCGGTGCCGGAGCGGTGCTTCTGGTTCACGCTCCAGGGGTGGCTGGGCGGCGTGCTGCTGGTGGCCGTGCTCTTTCCGCCCCTGATGGGGGTGGCGTGGAAGGTGGGCATGCGCATCGCCCTGGCGGGCATGTCGCTGGCGCCCCTGAGCGCACTGCTCGTGTACCTCCTGGTGGTGCGCCGCAGCCGCAAGGCCGCCGAGCGCATCGCGGACGAGGGGCTGTCGGCGCTGGAGTTCATCGCCGCGGTGCCGCCGCGGCGGCAGAAGGTCCGCCAGCGGCTGGTGCTGTTCACCGCCATCGCGGTGCTCAGCCCGTCCATCTTCATCCTCGATCTGACCATCCACCGCTCGGTGCGGGTGCTGGACCAGATGGTGCGGGTGCAGGATCCGCAGGCGCAGGTGGCGGTGATTTCCCAGTTCCGGGGCGAGGGCGGGCTGGCCATGGGCCTGTTGATGGCGCTCGTCATCCTGCTGGTGCTGAGCACCGCGTACGCGGGCGGGGCCGTGCTGGCCGAGCCGCTGCAGGCCATCACCGAGGATGCCACCCGCATTGCCCGGGGCGACTTGCGCCCCCCGCGCGTCATCCCCGCCGAGGACGAGATGTGGTCGGCCTCGGCCGCCTTCGTGCAGATGCAGGCGCAGCTCGGCCAGGCGCTCGCGCAGATGCGGCGCGCGGGCATGCAGATCTCCAGCACCACCGAGCAGCTGGTGGCCACCTCCGGCGAGCAGGAGACGGGGGCCGACGAGCAGGCCAGCTCGCTCAACGAGACGAGCGCCACCACGGAGGAGCTGGCCCGGAGCGCGCAGCAGATCGCCGGCAACGCCGAGTCCGTGGCCGGCATCGCCGAGCGCACCTTCGCGGCCGCGCAAGGGGGCCAGCGCAACGCGGCCGCCTTCCTCACCGCCATGCAGCGGATGAAGGAGGACAACCAGTCCATCGCGGACGCGGTGGTGCGGCTCAACAAGCGCGTGCAGCAGATCGGCAAGGTGGTGGAGTTCATCAACGAGATCGCCGACAAGACGGACCTTTTGGCCGTCAACGCGGAGCTGGAGGGCACCAAGGCGGGCGAGGTGGGCCGGGGCTTCTCGCTGGTGGCCGCGGAGATGCGCAGGCTCGCCGAGAACGTCCTCCGCTCCACGCGCACCATCGAGCAGCTCATCGAGGAGATCCGCGATGCCACCCACGCGGCGGTGATGGCCACGGAGGCAGGGCTGAAGACGACCGATGCGGGCACGCTCCTGGCGGCCCAGGTGGACGAGAGCCTGAGCCTCATCCTGGAGCTGGCGCGGCAGACCTCGCACGCGGTGCGCTCCATTTCCCTGGCCACCCAGCAGCAGCAGACGGGCACCGACCAGCTCGCCGCCGCCATGGGGGACATCCTGCGCGTCACCGAGCAGAACGCGGCTGCGACCAAGCAGATGGTGGCCGCCAACAGCGACCTGTCCTCGCTGGCGCGGGACTTGAAACTCGTGGTGGACCGCTTCCACCTCGCGGGCAGGGAGGGCTGA
- a CDS encoding protein CrdC, whose protein sequence is MLASRASGILLCHAGADRIAFLAQDVTSIDLPSALDGRSRAAGLAFGHRSDPVRVLLSRPGEGVGVDTLEIDTEPHLILGLPSLLGRAAGGSLLGFILARGLLWPLVSLVEFEHFLAGSSQEAA, encoded by the coding sequence ATGTTGGCCTCGCGCGCTTCCGGCATCCTGCTGTGCCATGCGGGCGCGGATCGCATCGCGTTCCTGGCACAGGACGTGACCAGCATTGATCTGCCCTCGGCCCTGGACGGACGCTCGCGCGCCGCGGGCCTGGCCTTCGGCCACCGCTCGGACCCGGTCCGGGTGCTCCTGTCCCGCCCGGGCGAGGGCGTGGGCGTGGACACGCTCGAAATCGACACCGAGCCGCACCTGATCCTGGGCCTGCCCTCTCTCTTGGGCCGTGCCGCCGGGGGGAGCCTGCTGGGCTTCATCCTGGCGCGCGGCCTGCTCTGGCCCCTGGTGAGCCTGGTGGAGTTCGAGCACTTTCTCGCGGGCTCCTCGCAGGAGGCCGCATGA
- a CDS encoding chemotaxis protein CheW has translation MGLIEPEARQSYLVFACGSSWYAVPAESAAEVVTFPELTRVPGAPVHLLGVFAHRGEVIPVVDIGLLVGKGSQSTRRAVLVRLPRGTLALTASTVAGVSQVTGTLEPLGASGVHVHLRGPAKGAQRDVAVIEPEGLFDYLSQGA, from the coding sequence ATGGGCCTCATCGAGCCTGAAGCGAGACAGTCCTACCTTGTGTTTGCATGTGGGAGCAGCTGGTATGCGGTGCCTGCGGAGAGCGCGGCGGAGGTGGTCACCTTTCCGGAGCTGACGCGGGTGCCCGGCGCTCCCGTTCACCTGCTGGGGGTGTTCGCCCACCGGGGAGAGGTCATCCCGGTGGTGGACATCGGCCTGCTGGTGGGCAAGGGCAGCCAGTCCACGCGGCGGGCGGTGCTGGTGCGCCTGCCGCGCGGCACCCTGGCGCTGACGGCCAGCACCGTGGCGGGCGTCTCCCAGGTGACGGGCACGCTGGAGCCCCTGGGCGCCAGCGGCGTGCATGTGCACCTGCGCGGCCCGGCCAAGGGCGCCCAGCGGGACGTGGCCGTCATCGAGCCCGAGGGGCTGTTTGACTACCTCAGTCAGGGGGCGTGA
- a CDS encoding OmpA family protein produces MRRISMVAGLALAVAVLSGCPKAYPNCDKDDQCQERGEVCVQGQCQECATDANCKEGFTCQANKCVPKPPECTTDTQCGSGRICEVGKCTDAQCKDDAQCPGGSKCERGRCQAPTNTCSANSDCGEGQECKGGQCVTAQAGACSWEPVRFGFNEFSLDSEAQGRLSALADCIKASSGRITLQGHADDRGTEEYNLQLSNRRAASVKRYLTDLGVPAGRLATVGYGETRPLTSASDEEAWAQNRRVEFQR; encoded by the coding sequence ATGCGTCGGATCTCGATGGTGGCGGGGCTCGCCCTCGCCGTGGCAGTGCTCTCCGGCTGTCCGAAGGCGTACCCCAACTGCGACAAGGATGATCAGTGCCAGGAGCGGGGCGAGGTGTGTGTCCAGGGCCAGTGCCAGGAGTGTGCCACGGACGCCAACTGCAAGGAGGGCTTCACCTGCCAGGCCAACAAGTGCGTGCCCAAGCCTCCGGAGTGCACGACCGATACCCAGTGCGGCTCGGGGCGGATCTGCGAAGTGGGCAAGTGCACCGACGCCCAGTGCAAGGATGATGCGCAGTGCCCCGGCGGCAGCAAGTGCGAGCGCGGCCGGTGCCAGGCGCCCACCAACACCTGCTCGGCCAACAGCGACTGCGGCGAGGGCCAGGAGTGCAAGGGCGGCCAGTGCGTGACGGCGCAGGCTGGCGCCTGCAGCTGGGAGCCGGTGCGCTTTGGCTTCAACGAGTTCTCCCTGGACTCCGAGGCCCAGGGCCGGCTCTCCGCGCTGGCCGACTGCATCAAGGCCTCCTCGGGCCGCATCACCCTGCAGGGCCACGCCGACGACCGCGGCACCGAGGAGTACAACCTCCAGCTGTCCAACCGCCGCGCCGCCTCGGTCAAGCGCTACCTGACCGACCTGGGCGTTCCCGCGGGCCGCCTGGCCACCGTGGGCTACGGCGAGACGCGCCCGCTTACCAGCGCCTCGGACGAGGAGGCGTGGGCCCAGAATCGCCGCGTCGAGTTCCAGCGCTGA
- a CDS encoding sigma-54-dependent transcriptional regulator, producing MPASVLIVDDEKNILLTLSQSLQLAGYRTELASSGQVALDVVSARPVDAVLMDVKMPDMDGLTALARLQALKPELPVIMMSGHGTIDTAVKATQLGARDFLEKPLARDKLLVALRNALKHQAVMEELQELRAQMGRYDMVGGGPGMQRIFSLIQRTAPSEGRVLITGENGTGKELIARALHQHSRRKAGPFVKLNCAAVPHELIESELFGHEKGAFTGAVSVRRGKFELAHEGTLFLDEIGDMPAAMQAKLLRVLQEGELERVGGTETLKVDVRVLAATNKNLEKEIAAGHFREDLYYRINVVQIHSPPLRERREDLPDLIDTFLQEACARNGRKPLRLSPEALTVMAAYPYPGNVRELRNLVERLAILCEGPSVSGPEAQELLPRAHGLAAPPAASVPALPSAPASAGPALPRPAEPAAPAGFRPRADRTFREQVEDAEREIILHALAHTQENVTEAARLLDLERGHFYKKMKALGLRRGAADKEPAAGPGGE from the coding sequence ATGCCCGCCTCCGTGCTCATCGTCGATGACGAGAAGAACATCCTGCTCACCTTGAGCCAGTCCTTGCAGCTGGCGGGCTACCGCACGGAGCTGGCCAGCTCCGGCCAGGTGGCGCTGGATGTCGTCTCCGCGCGCCCCGTGGACGCGGTGCTCATGGACGTGAAGATGCCCGACATGGATGGGCTCACGGCGCTCGCGCGGCTCCAGGCGCTCAAGCCGGAGCTGCCCGTCATCATGATGTCGGGCCACGGCACCATCGACACCGCGGTGAAGGCCACGCAGCTGGGCGCGCGCGACTTCCTGGAGAAGCCCCTGGCGCGCGACAAGCTGCTCGTGGCGCTGCGCAACGCGCTCAAGCACCAGGCGGTGATGGAGGAGCTGCAGGAGCTGCGCGCGCAGATGGGCCGCTACGACATGGTGGGCGGCGGCCCCGGCATGCAGCGCATCTTCTCGCTCATCCAGCGCACCGCGCCCTCCGAGGGCCGGGTGCTCATCACCGGCGAGAACGGCACGGGCAAGGAGCTCATCGCTCGCGCGCTCCACCAGCACTCGCGGCGCAAGGCCGGGCCCTTCGTGAAGCTCAACTGCGCCGCGGTGCCCCACGAGCTCATCGAGAGCGAGCTGTTCGGCCACGAGAAGGGCGCCTTCACCGGCGCGGTGAGCGTGCGGCGCGGCAAGTTCGAGCTGGCCCACGAGGGCACGCTGTTCCTCGACGAGATTGGCGACATGCCCGCCGCCATGCAGGCCAAGCTGCTGCGCGTGCTCCAGGAGGGCGAGCTGGAGCGCGTGGGCGGCACGGAGACGCTCAAGGTGGACGTGCGCGTGCTCGCCGCCACGAACAAGAACCTGGAGAAGGAGATCGCCGCGGGGCACTTCCGCGAGGACCTCTACTACCGCATCAACGTGGTGCAGATTCACTCGCCCCCCCTGCGGGAGCGGCGCGAGGATCTGCCGGACCTCATCGACACGTTCCTCCAGGAGGCCTGCGCGCGCAACGGGCGCAAGCCGCTGCGGCTCTCCCCCGAGGCGCTCACCGTGATGGCCGCCTACCCCTACCCGGGCAACGTGCGGGAGCTGCGCAACCTGGTGGAGCGGCTGGCCATCCTCTGCGAGGGCCCCTCCGTCTCCGGCCCCGAGGCCCAGGAGCTGCTGCCCCGCGCCCACGGGCTCGCCGCGCCCCCGGCCGCCAGCGTCCCGGCGCTCCCTTCCGCCCCGGCCTCCGCCGGGCCCGCCCTGCCCCGGCCCGCCGAGCCTGCCGCCCCGGCCGGCTTCCGGCCCCGGGCGGACCGCACTTTCCGTGAACAGGTGGAGGATGCGGAGCGGGAGATCATCCTCCATGCGCTCGCGCACACGCAGGAGAACGTCACCGAGGCCGCGCGATTGCTGGACCTGGAGCGCGGCCACTTCTACAAGAAGATGAAGGCGCTGGGCCTGCGGCGGGGCGCCGCGGACAAGGAGCCCGCGGCGGGCCCTGGCGGGGAGTGA
- a CDS encoding DoxX family protein, with the protein MQGQRGVAAWTLVRFVFGLSLALGHGLPKVTGNMAGFAEGVAKLGFPFPTFFAWCAALSELVGGLLVAVGLFTRPAALVAACTLAVALYRHRVDPFGTLEKALVFLTVFLAVVLAGPGPWSLDAKVRRRL; encoded by the coding sequence ATGCAGGGTCAGCGAGGGGTTGCCGCATGGACGCTCGTGCGGTTCGTCTTTGGGCTGTCGCTCGCGCTGGGGCACGGGCTGCCGAAGGTGACGGGCAACATGGCGGGCTTCGCCGAAGGGGTGGCGAAGCTCGGCTTCCCCTTCCCCACCTTCTTCGCCTGGTGCGCGGCGCTCTCGGAGCTCGTGGGCGGGCTGCTCGTGGCGGTGGGGCTCTTCACCCGGCCCGCGGCCCTGGTGGCGGCCTGCACCCTGGCGGTCGCGCTCTACCGCCACCGCGTGGACCCGTTCGGCACGCTGGAGAAGGCCCTGGTCTTCCTCACGGTGTTCCTGGCCGTGGTGCTGGCGGGCCCGGGCCCCTGGAGCCTGGACGCCAAGGTGCGGCGGCGGCTCTGA
- a CDS encoding SOS response-associated peptidase: MCGRVTLQTPAVDLAREFALLGVRASIERPRYNLAPTQLMAVVPNDGQRMLDAYRWGLIPSWAKDAAIGNKLINARCETVAEKPSFRAAFKRRRCLALIDGWFEWRQTTKPKTPFHFRRKDGRPLALAGLWEEWTSPETGEVVRSCTLLTTGPNALMAPIHDRMPVLLTPEGQEVWLRPEPQEPPVLQPLLVPFEEDSLEAYEVSRVVNSPLQDLPACVERVAA, from the coding sequence ATGTGTGGACGTGTGACGCTGCAGACGCCGGCCGTGGACCTCGCGCGGGAGTTCGCCCTGCTGGGCGTCCGTGCCTCGATTGAGCGGCCCCGCTACAACCTGGCCCCCACGCAGCTCATGGCGGTGGTGCCCAACGACGGCCAGCGGATGCTGGACGCGTACCGCTGGGGGCTCATCCCCTCGTGGGCGAAGGATGCCGCCATCGGCAACAAGCTCATCAACGCGCGCTGCGAGACGGTGGCCGAGAAGCCGAGCTTCCGCGCCGCCTTCAAGCGCCGCCGGTGCCTGGCGCTCATCGACGGCTGGTTCGAGTGGCGCCAGACAACCAAGCCCAAGACGCCCTTCCACTTCCGCCGCAAGGACGGCCGGCCCCTGGCGCTGGCTGGGCTGTGGGAGGAGTGGACCTCCCCCGAGACGGGCGAGGTGGTGCGCTCCTGCACGCTGCTCACCACGGGGCCCAATGCCCTGATGGCCCCCATCCACGACCGGATGCCGGTGCTCCTGACGCCCGAGGGCCAGGAGGTGTGGCTGCGCCCCGAGCCGCAGGAGCCCCCGGTGCTGCAGCCGCTGCTGGTGCCCTTCGAGGAGGACAGCCTGGAGGCCTACGAGGTGTCCCGCGTGGTGAACTCGCCCCTGCAGGACCTGCCCGCGTGCGTGGAGCGGGTCGCCGCCTGA